The Leishmania mexicana MHOM/GT/2001/U1103 complete genome, chromosome 17 genomic interval cgccttcaGCTTGTCGAGCACCCACGCGTACTTGAAGGACGCCTTGCCGATCTCGGCGGCCTCCTTCTCGAACTTCTCGATCGTGCGCTTGTCGATGCCACCGCACTTGTAGATCAAGTGGCCAGTGGCGGTGGACTTGCCGGCGTCGACATGGCCGACGACCACAAGGTTCATGTGCACCTTATCCTTGCCCATGGTGAATAGTGGAGAGCGTGATGTTAGATAGCGAGCTGGTTAtctgcgcgcggcgggcaggcaagcgggggcggcgtgtgccggtggcgaCACGAGACaccgagggagaggagggggaggagagaggcgggacagggggtgcggcacgggaagggaggggtgcggcgcgacagccaccgcgacagccgccagctcgcccaggtgagcgcgagagggggggaaggcggaggggggagagaggcggcacggcagcgcgcgccacgggcagccacgcgccagccgcacgcagGGCCGGGGAATCAAGGCGACGGGACgcgggcagggaggggagaggggaggggaaagagaggcagcagcagcagcggcagcgcccgccCCGCCCATGGCCGCCAAGGTCGCTCCGTATCACGGCTGTCCGCCGGCATGTCGGCCTGCTNNNNNNNNNNNNNNNNNNNNNNNNNNNNNNNNNNNNNNNNNNNNNNNNNNNNNNNNNNNNNNNNNNNNNNNNNNNNNNNNNNNNNNNNNNNNNNNNNNNNGCATGTTGTCCGACTTGTCGATCATGTTGTCGCCCTGCCACCCCGAGATCGGGATGAagcgcaccttctccggGTTGTAGCCCACGCGCTTCAGGTACGCGCTCACCTCCTTGCTGATCTCATCGTAGCGCGACTGCGCGTACATCACCGTCTTGTCGTCCATCTTGTTGCAGCACACCACCATCTGCTTCACGCCAAGAGTGAAGgcaagcagcgcgtgctcgcggGTCTGGCCGTCCTTCGAGATGCCAGCCTCGAAGCCACCATGCGTCGAGTCGATCATCAGGATGGCCGCGTCCGCCTGCGACGTGCCCGTGATCATGTTCTTGATGAAGTCGCGGTGGCCGGGCGCATCGATGATCGTGAACACGGACTTCGGCGACTCGAACTTCCACAGCGCAATGTCGATCGTGatgccgcgctcgcgctccgccttcaGCTTGTCGAGCACCCACGCGTACTTGAAGGACGCCTTGCCGATCTCGGCGGCCTCCTTCTCGAACTTCTCGATCGTGCGCTTGTCGATGCCACCGCACTTGTAGATCAAGTGGCCAGTGGCGGTGGACTTGCCGGCGTCGACATGGCCGACGACCACCAGGTTCATGTGCACCTTATCCTTGCCCATGGTGAATAGTGGAGAGCGTGATGTTAGATAGCGAGCTGGTTAtctgcgcgcggcgggcaggcaagcgggggcggcgtgtgccggtggcgaCACGAGACaccgagggagaggagggggaggagagaggcgggacagggggtgcggcacgggaagggaggggtgcggcgcgacagccaccgcaacagccgccagctcgcccaggtgagcgcgagagggggggaaggcggaggggggagagaggcggcacggcagcgcgcgccacgggcagccacgcgccagccgcacgcagGGCCGGGGTATCAAGGCGACGGGTCgcgggcagggaggggagaggggaggggagagagaggcagcagcagcagcagcagcgcccgccCCGCCCATGCCCGCCAAGGTCGCTCCGTTTCACGGCTGTCCGCCGGCATGTCGGCCTGCTTAGTCCTAAGTGGCTTGCATTCAGGGGCGCCATCGCGCGCGTGGCCTACCTGCCTGGGGGTCGCTTCACGGCCCAGTCACGTTACCTTCACTTTCTCAGGGGAATGTCATTGCTATACCTTTTCCttccgcgcaccgccgcgtcgcgcagggtgcacgcacaggcacgcgcacagccgcacgcacgcctgcacgtccccgcgcgccgccgcggaagTGGTGCTTACACCCACCTCGGCTCTGCGCCTTACAGGGTGGCTTacgagacacgcacgcgcacacgcttatagagagagaggggcgtgtgcgcgtgcgcgggttTGGGGGAAAAGAGGGGAGGTCCCGCGGGACGCGTGGGGGAGATggaaacaaaaagaaaggggcggcgggcggcggagcaccgcaccgccagcgcagccacggcacgCTTACTTCTTCGCAGCCTTCGTGGCCGCCTTGGTCACcttcccgccgctgctctccttcttGTTCACGCCCTTGATGATGCCCACGGCGACCGTCTGCCGCATGTCGCGCACGGCAAAGCGGCCCAGCGGCGCGTAGTCGTTGAACACCTCCACGCACATCGGCTTCTGCGGCACCATCTTCACGatcgcggcgtcgccagaCTTGATCGCCTTGGGgttcttctccagctccttgccGGAGCGGCGGTCGATCTTGGACTCGATCTCCGCGAAGCGGCACGCGATGTGGCTCGTGTGGCAgtccagcaccggcgcgtAGCCGTTGCTGATCTGGCCGGGGTGGTTCAGCACGATCACCTGCGCCGTGAAGTCGGCCGCCTCCTTCGGCGGGTCGTTCTTCGAGTTGCCGCACACGTTACCACGGCGGATGTCCTTCACCGACACGTTCTTCACGTTGAAGCCGACGTTGTCGCCgggctgcgcctccgccagctgctcgtggtgcaTCTCGATCGACTTCACCTCAGTCGTCACGTTGGCGGGCGCGAACGTCACCACGTCGCCCGGCTTCATGATCCCGGTCTCCACGCGGCCCACGGGCACCGTCCCGATACCGCCGATCTTGTACACGTCCTGCAGGGGCAGGCGCAGCNNNNNNNNNNNNNNNNNNNNNNNNNNNNNNNNNNNNNNNNNNNNNNNNNNNNNNNNNNNNNNNNNNNNNNNNNNNNNNNNNNNNNNNNNNNNNNNNNNNNAGCGGCCCAGCGGCGCGTAGTCGTTGAACACCTCCACGCACATCGGCTTCTGCGGCACCATCTTCACGatcgcggcgtcgccagaCTTGATCGCCTTGGGgttcttctccagctccttgccGGAGCGGCGGTCGATCTTGGACTCGATCTCCGCGAAGCGGCACGCGATGTGGCTCGTGTGGCAgtccagcaccggcgcgtAGCCGTTGCTGATCTGGCCGGGGTGGTTCAGCACGATCACCTGCGCCGTGAAGTCGGCCGCCTCCTTCGGCGGGTCGTTCTTCGAGTTGCCGCACACGTTACCACGGCGGATGTCCTTCACCGACACGTTCTTCACGTTGAAGCCGACGTTGTCGCCgggctgcgcctccgccagctgctcgtggtgcaTCTCGATCGACTTCACCTCAGTCGTCACGTTGGCGGGCGCGAACGTCACCACGTCGCCCGGCTTCATGATCCCGGTCTCCACGCGGCCCACGGGCACCGTCCCGATACCGCCGATCTTGTACACGTCCTGCAggggcaggcgcagcggcttgTCCACCgggcgcaccggcggctcCAGCATGTCGagcgcgtccagcagcgtGGGACCCTTGTACCACGGCATGTTGTCCGACTTGTCGATCATGTTGTCGCCCTGCCACCCCGAGATCGGGATGAagcgcaccttctccggGTTGTAGCCCACGCGCTTCAGGTACGCGCTCACCTCCTTGCTGATCTCATCGTAGCGCGACTGCGCGTACATCACCGTCTTGTCGTCCATCTTGTTGCAGCACACCACCATCTGCTTCACGCCAAGAGTGAAGgcaagcagcgcgtgctcgcggGTCTGGCCGTCCTTCGAGATGCCAGCCTCGAAGCCACCATGCGTCGAGTCGATCATCAGGATGGCCGCGTCCGCCTGCGACGTGCCCGTGATCATGTTCTTGATGAAGTCGCGGTGGCCGGGCGCATCGATGATCGTGAACACGGACTTCGGCGACTCGAACTTCCACAGCGCAATGTCGATCGTGatgccgcgctcgcgctccgccttcaGCTTGTCGAGCACCCACGCGTACTTGAAGGACGCCTTGCCGATCTCGGCGGCCTCCTTCTCGAACTTCTCGATCGTGCGCTTGTCGATGCCACCGCACTTGTAGATCA includes:
- a CDS encoding elongation factor 1-alpha, translated to MGKDKVHMNLVVVGHVDAGKSTATGHLIYKCGGIDKRTIEKFEKEAAEIGKASFKYAWVLDKLKAERERGITIDIALWKFESPKSVFTIIDAPGHRDFIKNMITGTSQADAAILMIDSTHGGFEAGISKDGQTREHALLAFTLGVKQMVVCCNKMDDKTVMYAQSRYDEISKEVSAYLKRVGYNPEKVRFIPISGWQGDNMIDKSDNMPWYKGPTLLDALDMLEPPVRPVDKPLRLPLQDVYKIGGIGTVPVGRVETGIMKPGDVVTFAPANVTTEVKSIEMHHEQLAEAQPGDNVGFNVKNVSVKDIRRGNVCGNSKNDPPKEAADFTAQVIVLNHPGQISNGYAPVLDCHTSHIACRFAEIESKIDRRSGKELEKNPKAIKSGDAAIVKMVPQKPMCVEVFNDYAPLGR
- a CDS encoding elongation factor 1-alpha; this translates as MGKDKVHMNLVVVGHVDAGKSTATGHLIYKCGGIDKRTIEKFEKEAAEIGKASFKYAWVLDKLKAERERGITIDIALWKFESPKSVFTIIDAPGHRDFIKNMITGTSQADAAILMIDSTHGGFEAGISKDGQTREHALLAFTLGVKQMVVCCNKMDDKTVMYAQSRYDEISKEVSAYLKRVGYNPEKVRFIPISGWQGDNMIDKSDNM
- a CDS encoding elongation factor 1-alpha; this encodes MRLPLQDVYKIGGIGTVPVGRVETGIMKPGDVVTFAPANVTTEVKSIEMHHEQLAEAQPGDNVGFNVKNVSVKDIRRGNVCGNSKNDPPKEAADFTAQVIVLNHPGQISNGYAPVLDCHTSHIACRFAEIESKIDRRSGKELEKNPKAIKSGDAAIVKMVPQKPMCVEVFNDYAPLGRFAVRDMRQTVAVGIIKGVNKKESSGGKVTKAATKAAKK